In Gemmatimonadota bacterium, one genomic interval encodes:
- a CDS encoding zf-HC2 domain-containing protein, giving the protein MNCDITREQLIAYLYDEDIRPEARERLKIHIETCPSCSQTLEELGSTSRILNAWGDEKPNLDLVFVQDRQSLWQNLLPRRYPKTWATAGVAIAAILIFTFLNIEFAIRDGAFHTSIGLRSSDSPEQIAITDTSKDASLDAPITLGEFIIHQQNLINYTNRLVQESQNQQRNEVNNTFIRLVSELETQRQQDLLRIDRGLQILYNTQEIRYDHILRQMPVKRVPVNQPY; this is encoded by the coding sequence ATGAACTGTGACATCACCCGCGAACAACTCATCGCCTACCTCTACGACGAAGACATCCGTCCAGAAGCGCGTGAACGCCTCAAAATTCACATCGAAACCTGCCCATCCTGCAGCCAAACCCTTGAAGAACTGGGCAGCACATCCCGCATCCTCAATGCCTGGGGCGACGAAAAACCCAACCTGGACCTCGTCTTCGTACAGGATCGCCAATCCCTCTGGCAAAACCTGCTCCCCAGGCGATACCCCAAAACCTGGGCAACTGCAGGCGTAGCCATTGCCGCAATCCTCATCTTCACCTTTCTCAACATCGAATTTGCCATACGAGACGGCGCATTCCACACCTCTATCGGCCTGCGATCCAGCGACTCACCTGAACAAATCGCCATCACCGACACCTCTAAAGACGCCTCATTAGACGCCCCCATCACCCTCGGCGAATTTATCATCCATCAACAAAATCTAATCAACTACACCAATCGCCTCGTCCAGGAATCGCAAAACCAGCAGCGCAATGAAGTCAACAACACCTTCATCCGCCTCGTAAGCGAACTCGAAACCCAGCGCCAACAGGACCTCCTGCGCATTGACCGCGGACTACAGATCCTCTACAACACACAGGAAATCCGCTACGACCACATCTTGCGACAGATGCCCGTTAAGCGCGTACCTGTAAACCAGCCCTATTAA
- a CDS encoding sigma-70 family RNA polymerase sigma factor translates to MNDAELIAQFRAGQIAAFNTLVKRWECPIYNFVLRYVGNRDDARDLCQQTFIRAYKNMRRLRDPDKFTSWIYQIALNACRDAGRRRSLISLDTLDTPIADTTTPPDAMVHEQSVRDLLNRALQNLPEEQRVVIIMKEYQGLKFTEIAETLKVPINTVKSRMYYGLSALKKIFDRWHISEDMVRYEL, encoded by the coding sequence ATGAACGATGCGGAATTGATTGCCCAGTTCCGAGCCGGGCAAATCGCGGCCTTTAACACCCTGGTCAAACGCTGGGAGTGCCCGATCTACAACTTTGTCCTGCGCTATGTGGGCAACCGAGACGACGCGCGCGACCTGTGCCAGCAAACCTTTATCCGCGCGTACAAAAACATGCGGCGTCTGCGCGACCCCGACAAATTCACCTCGTGGATCTATCAAATCGCACTCAACGCCTGCCGAGACGCTGGTCGCCGTCGCAGCCTCATCTCCCTCGACACACTCGACACCCCCATAGCAGACACAACAACGCCTCCAGACGCGATGGTTCACGAACAAAGCGTTCGGGACCTGCTCAATCGCGCACTGCAAAACTTGCCCGAAGAACAGCGCGTCGTCATCATCATGAAAGAATATCAGGGACTAAAATTCACCGAAATTGCCGAAACACTCAAAGTGCCCATCAACACGGTCAAATCCAGAATGTATTACGGCCTCTCTGCCCTCAAAAAAATTTTTGACCGCTGGCACATCAGCGAGGACATGGTGCGTTATGAACTGTGA
- a CDS encoding TIGR02206 family membrane protein, with translation MPLSEFEFFGFAHVAAMVVILAVPIILTLIVKWLNSERATQAICYGFAGVIALNEVLNWSYRLATVGVHEFVREYMPLHVCGITVFAAVVMLILRRQTAYEITYFWGLVGATNAVVTPQLEFGYPQYRFFQYFIAHGGIVAAALFATWGLGMRPTGRSVLRVFVLLNLLAIVLIGVNLMLGSNYMFLCQPPDTKSPFFFLPWPWYLLFLDGIALVLFYVLFIPFARRKLYASNSSR, from the coding sequence ATGCCTTTAAGCGAGTTCGAGTTTTTCGGTTTTGCCCATGTTGCCGCGATGGTTGTGATACTCGCTGTGCCGATTATTTTGACTCTTATTGTTAAGTGGCTCAATTCGGAGAGGGCGACTCAGGCGATCTGCTATGGGTTTGCGGGTGTGATTGCGCTCAACGAGGTGCTGAACTGGAGCTATCGATTGGCGACGGTTGGAGTGCATGAGTTTGTGCGGGAGTATATGCCGTTGCATGTGTGTGGGATTACTGTTTTCGCTGCTGTGGTTATGCTCATTTTACGACGACAGACAGCTTACGAGATTACCTATTTCTGGGGACTTGTCGGCGCGACCAATGCGGTTGTGACGCCTCAGCTTGAGTTCGGCTATCCGCAGTATCGCTTTTTTCAATATTTTATCGCGCATGGCGGTATTGTGGCTGCTGCGCTGTTCGCCACATGGGGCCTGGGTATGCGGCCGACAGGCAGATCGGTTTTGCGCGTTTTTGTTTTGCTGAATCTTCTGGCGATTGTTTTGATCGGCGTCAATTTGATGCTGGGGAGCAATTATATGTTTCTCTGTCAACCGCCTGATACAAAATCGCCTTTTTTCTTTTTGCCGTGGCCGTGGTATCTCTTATTTCTCGATGGCATAGCACTGGTGTTATTTTATGTGCTTTTTATTCCGTTCGCGAGGAGAAAGTTATACGCTTCAAATTCGTCGAGATGA
- a CDS encoding ATP-binding protein encodes MMEDVRGVVDRKAGTVDQLRVYSRDESEEPRQAMDVNEVIASSLKLMGSQLENHGVDLVLDLSDGLPVVWGHPHPLEQVVLNLLSNARDAVDERAEVEGVGYDKRIWIRTRVEGDVVVLDVEDNGVGMDEAIRQRLFEPFFTTKDANRGTGLGLSIIYAIVRSHDGEITVESEQGIGTTFKVVLPVVA; translated from the coding sequence ATGATGGAGGATGTTCGAGGGGTGGTGGATCGGAAAGCAGGGACAGTCGATCAATTGCGGGTGTATTCGCGCGATGAATCCGAGGAGCCGCGCCAGGCGATGGATGTGAATGAGGTGATTGCGAGTAGTCTGAAGTTGATGGGTTCACAACTCGAGAATCACGGGGTTGATCTGGTGCTGGATCTTTCTGATGGGCTTCCAGTCGTGTGGGGACATCCGCATCCGCTCGAGCAGGTGGTTCTCAATTTGCTGTCCAATGCCCGGGATGCAGTGGATGAGCGGGCTGAGGTGGAGGGGGTGGGTTATGATAAGCGGATCTGGATCCGAACGCGCGTTGAGGGCGATGTGGTTGTTCTTGATGTGGAGGATAATGGGGTTGGGATGGATGAGGCGATCCGGCAACGTCTTTTTGAGCCTTTTTTTACGACTAAGGATGCAAACCGGGGTACGGGTTTGGGGTTGTCGATTATTTATGCCATTGTTCGCAGTCACGATGGGGAGATTACTGTGGAGAGTGAACAGGGCATAGGGACGACGTTTAAGGTGGTGTTGCCGGTGGTGGCGTAG
- a CDS encoding ATP-binding protein, translating to MNSSTGRWVSDDDFFNRERELRILKTRVRDGNHILLTGQRRMGKTSIARELGRRLEAEDWIFLFADVEGATCVEDAVADIAQAVHPIRPIASRFAIEMKRWLDDNIEEINAYEFRVKIRAGLDAGSWRRYGEQLLRDCAMQDKPVLLVIDELPILLKRMLNGDDGVRQVDEFLSWLRGVLQDIGNGSLVLIVSGSIGLTPLVNRLGIPDRINHLYPFRLGPWDRNTSIDCFQSLAESYKLQVEDDVANAVYDALGVGIPHHVQSFFARLRDHAIMQGQDRVTVEDVEEVYRTGLLGPSGQNDLVHYETRLKEALEDDSHTIAMEILAEAATQGVFTPGARRCLERLYARVVDDAQGRIAYTLEILIHDGYLEDGEDGYRFPSRLLKDWWSARFRDHHIPLENRRSDDKSLGDRQ from the coding sequence ATGAATTCATCGACTGGCCGTTGGGTAAGCGACGACGACTTTTTTAATCGCGAACGCGAGTTGCGGATACTGAAGACACGGGTTCGTGACGGCAATCACATATTGCTTACAGGACAGCGGCGTATGGGAAAGACCAGTATTGCCCGAGAACTCGGGCGACGGCTTGAAGCTGAGGATTGGATTTTTCTCTTCGCTGATGTCGAGGGGGCGACCTGTGTGGAGGACGCAGTCGCAGACATAGCACAGGCCGTGCATCCCATTCGTCCCATTGCGTCTCGTTTTGCTATCGAGATGAAACGCTGGTTGGATGATAACATTGAGGAAATCAACGCGTACGAATTTCGCGTCAAAATTCGTGCTGGTCTGGATGCAGGAAGCTGGCGTCGTTACGGGGAACAACTGCTTCGCGATTGCGCTATGCAGGACAAGCCAGTGCTCCTCGTCATTGACGAGCTACCGATTCTTCTCAAGCGAATGCTTAATGGTGACGACGGTGTCAGACAAGTCGATGAGTTTCTGAGCTGGTTGCGCGGCGTGCTTCAAGATATCGGGAATGGGTCTCTGGTCCTCATCGTATCCGGCAGCATTGGGCTTACCCCTCTGGTAAATCGGCTAGGCATACCCGATCGCATTAATCATCTCTATCCTTTTCGCCTGGGACCGTGGGACCGCAACACCAGTATTGATTGTTTCCAAAGTCTCGCGGAGAGCTACAAATTACAAGTTGAGGACGACGTGGCAAACGCGGTGTATGACGCACTCGGCGTTGGTATCCCGCACCATGTACAGTCCTTTTTTGCACGATTGAGGGACCACGCTATCATGCAAGGGCAGGACCGGGTGACAGTAGAAGATGTCGAGGAGGTCTATCGCACGGGGCTTCTCGGTCCTTCCGGACAGAACGATCTCGTACACTACGAAACGCGTCTCAAAGAGGCATTAGAAGATGATAGCCATACCATCGCTATGGAGATTCTCGCCGAGGCAGCCACCCAGGGAGTGTTCACACCAGGAGCGCGGCGTTGCCTCGAAAGGCTATACGCCAGGGTGGTTGACGATGCACAGGGGCGCATCGCATATACACTCGAAATTCTGATACATGACGGCTATCTCGAAGATGGGGAAGATGGTTATCGCTTTCCGTCGCGCCTGCTGAAGGACTGGTGGTCGGCGCGTTTCCGCGATCATCACATTCCCCTCGAAAACCGCCGTTCTGACGATAAATCATTGGGAGACAGGCAATGA